Within the Setaria viridis chromosome 3, Setaria_viridis_v4.0, whole genome shotgun sequence genome, the region GACATGTTTATTTTTCAGCGAAATCAACGCGGGATTTTTCTACTCAAACGCAGACCAAAGAGAGAAGATGGTTGCTGCAGAGAGACGCCAAGTTGATGAACGTGTCAAGCGGATCATTGAGTTGAAAAACAAGGTAATTTGTTTTGTAACCAGAGCTCAACTTTTCAATATACTAGTATAGGGTTTCATTCTTCATGTTTTCTTGGCATGTAGGTTTGTGCTGGAGGCGACAAAAACTTCGTGGTCATCAATCAGAAGGGCATTGACCCTCCATCCCTGGATCTCCTGGCTCGAGCAGGGGTAATCTATTCTGACTTTTTTCATGGTGGTTCCAAGATCCAAATATTTATCTTCAACCTCGAATAGTTCTAGGTTTTCAGTTAATAATATGGATCTCATGAAGTTAACAGTTGAATTAGGTGTTGGCTGGTTAAATTGTGCTGTTAATTGTGCTGGCAAACAATTGAAAAATCAACAAATGTCCATGTATTAATGTGAGGTTATCGCTTGATAGTGACCTGGCAATTATTCTCTCCTGTACCAAGATTTGATGTTTTAGGTTGCATGCAATCTAATTATTTTAAACTTTGATTTCAGTCTCCACATACTATGTGGCAGGGCAATATAAAATGTTGCAAGATATTCATCTTATAATTTTTCTATCCTAACAAATATATTGCAAGACATTGATGGGTTAAACATTTTGGAGACCGTTTTCCACAATGTAACTTATTGTTACTTGAGAGTAAACTCTTTGCATGGAAAGCTTGTTAATAGCATGATCTATGCTGTTAAATCCATTTTATTGTTTGGGGCATCCTTGACATGATTTTGCATGTACAGATTATCGCTCTTCGAAGAGCAAAGAGGAGGAATATGGAGAGGCTTGTGCTAGCATGTGGAGGTGAAGCTGTCAATTCAGTTGATGACTTGACTGAAGATTGTCTTGGCTGGGCTGGTCTTGTCTATGAGCATgttcttggagaagaaaagtACACATTTGTGGAGAATGTAAAAAACCCTCTCTCTTGTACTATACTGATTAAAGGTTAGTTTATTGTTGAGAAACAGTATTGCCTTTTCTGATACCCTTATTTAGCTGTGCACTGAATGTAAATTTAACATATCCAGGACCTAATGACCATACCATCGCACAAATCAAGGATGCTGTCCGTGATGGTCTAAGATCTGTTAAGAATACAGTTGAGGATGAAGCAGTTGTGCTGGTAAGATTTGTGTTTTTCTCCATTGTGAAGGATAGGAGGCATTAGTTAAACATATCTGGGTTTGGTTTTATGTATTCTCCATTGTTGACTCTGAAAAAAATCAATTGCTAATTCTGGGTGTTATTGATAACTCAATACCCTTGTGCAAATGATGAGTTTGATTAAATTTGCAACCTGTGTGGTGTTCACTCCACAATTTTCCGGTGCACTTGCCTTGATTTACACATCCTGTTTACTATCGTGGGCAACCTGTATTGTTTCTTGTTTGATTCCCTCTGTTCTTAAATATGACACCATTGACTTTTTTCCATCAGTCCTGAGGTATAAGTATTTGTTTTGGATTCAATTGAGCACTCAGACCCTGGCTTCTGTAAAAGACAACTGTTTATCTTATCATTTTCATCACTTTTGTGCAAGTGTAGGGTGCTGGTGCTTTTGAGGTTGCTGCAAAGAAacatcttcttgacaatgtgaAGAAGACCGTCAAAGGAGTAAGTGCACTAAACCAACGATATGCTTTACAATTACTGCTGCAACATGAACTGCTGGGTTTTTTCCCAAGGAAAAAATGAACTGCTGGCTAATATCGTAATCTTGGCAACAGCGAGCACAACTTGGGGTGGAAGCGTTTGCGGAAGCTCTTCTTGTTATACCCAAGACCTTAGCAGAAAACTCTGGTCTAGATACCCAAGATGTCATTGTTTCCCTCCAGGTATGTGAACATATACTTTTATGTTGCCCCTATTTCTGTTAGACTTTTTCTAAGTTTTGAAGTCAGGAAGTTCTTGActgtttttgttatttttttaagaacGAGCACGACCGTGGATTGGTCGTGGGACTGAACCATCACTCAGGGGAACCAATTGATCCCCAAATGGAAGGCATCTTCGATAATTACTCTGTAAAGCGTCAAATCATAAACTCCGGGTATGTGATGCAGCTATCAGTTTTTGTGGCTATATGTTTTTATAGCCTATGCTGTCTAAACATCCTTAATGTTTTAGCAGCTAGCTAATGATTTCCCCCCTTTGCTGTAGACCCATCATTGCGTCTCAGTTGCTGCTGGTGGATGAAGTTATCAGGGCAGGCCGCAACATGAGGAAACCGACTTAGATACTGTCACCGCCTAGCTGAGATCATGAGATGTCATGGGTTTTGTTTGGCTATTGTACTCCCCccgttttttttgtttttgtgcttAGTCGTGACCTGAGTGATAGATACATTTGGGGCTCCAGTTAATCGCCCCTTTTCACGTAGCAGGTTGCACTTGTATTCTCTGTGACAAGTGTtattttttctgttttcttCCGTTCCTCAATCTTGGGATTACCGCGTGCTTATATTTCAACTTGGGATGTCATTGAGGCCTGCTGCACGGGAGAATTGTATGATTCGTTTTTTCTACTTGTATAGGCCGGTGGTAGGAATTTTTGAAGGTGGTTGTAT harbors:
- the LOC117849625 gene encoding T-complex protein 1 subunit zeta 1: MSLRVLNPNAEVLNKSAALHMNINAAKGLMDVLKTNLGPNGTIKMLVGGSGDIKLTKDGNTLLREMQIQNPTAIMIARTATAQDDTSGDGTTSTVLFIGELMKQSERCIDEGTHPRFLVDGFDVAKRATLEFLEKFKTLVVIGDEPDRDTLKMIARTTLRTKLYEGLADQLTDIVVNAVLCIRKPEEPIDLFMVEIMHMRHKFDVDTRLVEGLVLDHGSRHPDMKRRAENCYILTCNVSLEYEKSEINAGFFYSNADQREKMVAAERRQVDERVKRIIELKNKVCAGGDKNFVVINQKGIDPPSLDLLARAGIIALRRAKRRNMERLVLACGGEAVNSVDDLTEDCLGWAGLVYEHVLGEEKYTFVENVKNPLSCTILIKGPNDHTIAQIKDAVRDGLRSVKNTVEDEAVVLGAGAFEVAAKKHLLDNVKKTVKGRAQLGVEAFAEALLVIPKTLAENSGLDTQDVIVSLQNEHDRGLVVGLNHHSGEPIDPQMEGIFDNYSVKRQIINSGPIIASQLLLVDEVIRAGRNMRKPT